The following are encoded in a window of Anas platyrhynchos isolate ZD024472 breed Pekin duck chromosome 30, IASCAAS_PekinDuck_T2T, whole genome shotgun sequence genomic DNA:
- the LOC139999929 gene encoding olfactory receptor 14A16-like — MSNSSSITEFLLLPFADTRELQLLHFVLFLGIYLAALLGNGFILTAVACDHHLHTPMYFFLLNLALLDLGCISTTLPKAMANSLWDTRTISYAGCAAQVFFFFFLMSAEYYFLTIMAYDRYIAICKPLHYGSLLGSRACAQMAAAAWGSGVLYALLHTANTFSLPLCGGNTLDQFFCEIPQILKLSCSDSYLREIGLLTFSVFVFWGCFVFIVLSYVQIFRAVLRMPSKQGQHKAFSTCLPHLAVVSLFLSTAFFAYLKPPSLSSPSLDLVVAVLYSVVPPAVNPLIYSMRNQELKDALRKVMSGCTSEVMHCLSSAKHS, encoded by the coding sequence ATGTCCAACAGtagctccatcaccgagttcctcctcctgccatttgcagacacacgggagctgcagctcctgcacttcgtgctcttcctgggcatctacctggctgccctcctgggcaacggcttCATCCTCACCGctgtagcctgtgaccaccacctccacaccccaatgtacttcttcctcctcaaccttgccctcctcgacctgggctgcatctccaccactctgccaaaagccatggccaattccctctgggacaccaggaccatctcctatgcaggatgtgctgcacaggtctttttcttcttctttctgatGTCAGCAGAGTATTAttttctcaccatcatggcctatgaccgctacattgccatctgcaagcccctgcactacgggagcctcctgggcagcagagcttgtgcccagatggcagcagctgcctggggcagtggggttctctatgctctgctgcacacagccaatacattttcactgccaCTCTGTGGAGGAAAtaccctggaccagttcttctgtgaaatcccccagatcctcaagctctcttgcTCTGACTCCTACCTAAGGGAAATTGGGCTTCTCACATttagtgtttttgtgttttgggggtgttttgtaTTCATCGtactgtcctatgtgcagatcttcagggctgtgctgaggatgccctctaaGCAGGGGCAGCACAAAGcgttttccacgtgcctccctcacctggctgtggtctccctctttctcagcactgccttttttgcctacctgaagcccccctcgctctcctctccatccctggacctggtggtggcagttctgtactcggtggttcctccagcagtgaaccccctcatctacagcatgagaaaccaggagctcaaggatgcactGCGCAAAGTCATGAGTGGGTGTACATCAGAAGTAATGCACTGCCTGTCTTCTGCAAAGCACTCATAA
- the LOC139999849 gene encoding olfactory receptor 14C36-like, with amino-acid sequence MSNSSFITEFLLLPFADMRELQLLHFALFLGIYLAALLGNGLILTAVAYDHSLHTPMYFFLLNLALLDMGCISTTVPKAMANSLHDTRAISYAGCAAQVFLFPFLMSAEYFILTIMAYDRYAAICKPLHYGTLLGSRACAQMAAAAWGSGVLYALLHTANTFSLPLCRGNAVDQFFCEIPQILKMSCSRSYLRSFWVLVVGVWLASVCFVFILFSYVQIFRAVLRMPSEQGRHKAFSTCLPHLFVVSLFISTGFFAYLKPPSISSPSLNLVVAVLYSVMPPTLNPLIYSMRNRELKWAIRKVISWMLLNTDKFPLFFQK; translated from the coding sequence atgtccaacagcagcttcatcaccgagttcctcctcctgccattcgcagacatgagggagctgcagctcctgcacttcgcgctcttcctgggcatctacctggctgccctcctgggcaatggcctcatcctcactgctgtaGCCTATGACCAcagcctccacacccccatgtacttcttcctcctcaacctcgccctcctcgacatgggctgcatctccaccactgtccccaaagccatggccaattcccttcATGATACtagggccatttcctatgcaggatgtgctgcacaggtctttctttttccctttctgatgtcagcagagtattttattctcaccatcatggcctatgaccgctatgctgccatctgcaagcccctgcactatgggaccctcctgggcagcagagcttgtgcccagatggcagcagctgcctggggcagtggggttctctatgctctgctgcacacagccaatacattttccctgcccctctgccgaggcaatgctgtggaccagttcttctgtgagatcccccagatcctgaAGATGTCCTGCTCACGCTCCTACCTGAGGAGTTTTTGGGTGCTTGTGGTTGGTGTCTGGTTAGCGTCcgtgtgctttgttttcattcttttttcttatgtgcagatcttcagggctgtgctgaggatgccctcagaGCAGGGgcgacacaaagccttttccacatgcctccctcacctgttcGTGGTCTCCTTGTTTATCAGCACTGGCTTTTTTGcttacctgaagcccccctccatctcctctccatccctgaaCCTGGTAGTGGCcgttctgtactcagtgatgcCTCCAACattgaaccccctcatctacagcatgagaaacaggGAGCTCAAGTGGGCTATTAGGAAAGTGATTTCATGGATGCTTCTGAATACAGacaaatttcccctctttttccagaaatga